The Methylomicrobium agile genome has a segment encoding these proteins:
- a CDS encoding YicC/YloC family endoribonuclease produces the protein MTKSMTAFASGEAEIGALTINCELRSVNHRYLDISIKLPERLRFAEADIRSAITAKISRGKIECTLTFKKLAKDSPSLFVNREAVAALLAAAQQIEAQMTGPLSFSALDVLAFPGIQQEPELDKETLSRGIAGLVGQTLLKLLEVREREGRQLQSLIRDRCKKMQLHAAAARKRIPEVLQAIRNKLKDRIAELVAQPDFDRLEQELVFLAQKLDIDEELDRLETHITEVLRVIEQNEPVGRRLDFLMQEMNREANTLGSKSADKEITKISIELKVLIEQIREQIQNIE, from the coding sequence ATGACTAAAAGTATGACCGCGTTTGCCAGCGGCGAGGCCGAGATCGGCGCGCTGACGATCAATTGTGAACTGCGGTCGGTCAATCACCGCTATCTCGACATTTCGATCAAGCTGCCGGAGCGCCTGCGTTTTGCCGAGGCCGATATCCGTTCCGCGATCACCGCGAAAATCAGCCGCGGCAAAATCGAATGCACGCTGACCTTTAAGAAACTGGCCAAGGACTCGCCGAGTTTGTTCGTCAACCGGGAAGCGGTCGCCGCGCTGCTGGCCGCCGCCCAGCAAATCGAGGCGCAAATGACCGGCCCGTTGTCCTTCTCCGCGCTCGATGTGCTGGCCTTTCCGGGCATTCAGCAGGAGCCCGAGCTGGACAAGGAAACACTGAGCCGGGGTATCGCCGGACTGGTCGGCCAGACCCTGCTGAAACTGCTGGAGGTACGCGAACGGGAAGGCCGGCAACTGCAAAGCCTGATCCGCGACCGCTGCAAGAAAATGCAGCTTCACGCCGCCGCCGCGAGGAAACGGATTCCGGAAGTGCTGCAGGCGATCCGCAACAAACTGAAGGACCGCATTGCGGAGCTGGTCGCGCAGCCCGATTTCGACCGCCTCGAACAGGAACTGGTGTTCCTGGCGCAAAAGCTCGACATCGACGAGGAACTGGACCGGTTGGAAACGCATATCACGGAAGTGCTGCGCGTAATCGAGCAGAACGAACCGGTCGGGCGGCGGCTCGATTTTCTGATGCAGGAAATGAACCGCGAAGCGAACACGCTCGGCTCCAAATCGGCCGACAAGGAAATCACCAAAATCTCGATCGAACTGAAAGTGCTGATCGAGCAGATCAGGGAACAGATCCAGAACATCGAATAG
- a CDS encoding RimK family protein, with translation MARTVLVVDDLADWNPYYPSEHVITFETYLATEQSGADERVRVINLCGSYKYLSDGYYCSLLAEARGHHVIPSVKALNDLGRKALYRLQIEDLSQALDKAFKTKNKHGEIKLLSYFGTTPDPDFQDLARLLFERFSCPVLEVTLSYRDRWEITALRAVSHRSLDDTQQTLFAEALDRFSKKVWRKGRARKAMRYDLAILVNPEEKLPPSNAGALKKFIAAGRQFGIDVELITQQHYVRLPEFDALFIRETTAIDHHTYRFAKKAEAEGLVVIDDPTSMLRCTNKIYLADLFRTHKVPSPNAWLLHKGNSMHLDRLEAEAGYPVVIKIPDGSFSRGIVKMNNRQELEQKLPELFQKSALLLAQEFLYTDFDWRIGVFNNQPLYACRYYMVKNHWQIYRHGGSRTDSGHFETLPTFEVPRVVIDAALKATQPIGNGFYGVDVKEKNGRGYVIEVNDNPNIDSGIEDRFLGDELYRLIMKELLRRMENRSKGI, from the coding sequence ATGGCGCGTACCGTACTGGTTGTTGACGATCTGGCCGACTGGAATCCGTATTATCCCAGCGAGCATGTGATCACCTTTGAAACCTATCTGGCCACCGAGCAGAGCGGCGCGGACGAACGCGTACGGGTAATCAATCTGTGCGGCAGTTACAAGTACCTGTCCGACGGCTATTACTGTTCGCTGCTGGCCGAAGCGCGCGGCCATCATGTGATCCCCTCGGTCAAGGCGTTGAACGATCTGGGCAGGAAAGCCCTGTACCGGCTGCAGATCGAGGATTTGTCGCAGGCGCTGGACAAGGCCTTCAAGACCAAAAACAAACACGGAGAAATCAAGCTGCTCAGCTATTTCGGCACCACGCCGGATCCGGATTTTCAGGATCTGGCGCGACTGCTCTTCGAACGCTTTTCGTGCCCCGTGCTGGAAGTCACCCTGAGCTACCGGGACCGGTGGGAAATCACCGCGTTGCGCGCAGTCTCCCACCGGAGCCTCGACGATACGCAACAGACGCTGTTTGCCGAGGCGCTCGACCGGTTCAGCAAGAAGGTCTGGCGCAAGGGACGCGCCCGCAAAGCGATGCGCTACGATCTCGCGATTCTGGTCAATCCGGAAGAAAAGCTGCCGCCGAGCAACGCCGGCGCGCTGAAAAAATTCATTGCGGCCGGCCGGCAGTTCGGCATCGATGTCGAGTTGATCACCCAGCAGCATTATGTCCGCCTGCCGGAGTTCGACGCTTTGTTCATTCGCGAAACGACCGCGATCGATCATCATACTTACCGCTTCGCCAAAAAGGCCGAGGCTGAAGGGCTGGTCGTGATCGACGATCCGACTTCGATGCTGCGCTGTACGAACAAGATTTATCTGGCCGACCTGTTTCGCACCCATAAGGTACCTTCGCCGAACGCTTGGCTGCTGCACAAGGGTAATTCGATGCACCTGGACCGGCTGGAGGCCGAAGCCGGCTATCCGGTCGTCATCAAGATCCCGGACGGCTCGTTTTCGCGGGGTATCGTGAAGATGAACAACCGTCAGGAACTTGAGCAAAAGCTGCCGGAGCTGTTCCAAAAATCCGCGCTGCTGCTGGCCCAGGAATTTCTTTATACCGACTTCGACTGGCGCATCGGCGTATTCAACAACCAGCCGCTTTACGCCTGCCGCTATTATATGGTGAAGAATCATTGGCAAATCTACCGGCACGGCGGCAGCCGGACAGATTCCGGCCATTTCGAAACCCTGCCGACTTTCGAAGTGCCCCGAGTCGTGATCGACGCGGCTCTGAAAGCCACGCAGCCGATCGGGAACGGTTTTTACGGCGTCGACGTGAAGGAAAAAAACGGCAGGGGCTACGTGATCGAAGTGAACGACAACCCGAATATCGACAGCGGCATCGAAGACAGATTTCTGGGCGACGAACTCTACCGGCTGATCATGAAGGAATTGCTGCGGCGAATGGAAAATCGCAGCAAGGGAATCTAA
- a CDS encoding ATP-binding protein: protein MSEQQAPIHIGYLSEVRGDGMEARIADEHASELPIIKVGNEEILAGHIGSYVVIRQANIGVLALVFKIWERDRYDGNGARKSDRFISLIPVGEIQEDGLFVRGVRHYPTPGAKVYAVGLDEINAIFSKYRSYQFFIGQLSAHKDYHLSLDPRALFGRHFAILGQSGSGKSWTVTSLIQNTIRAMPRTHLIMLDLHGEYCWKDENGVVQSAFAENQVNYIDAMEMEMPYWMMTYAELVDLFIDRDDKGATIQMSYMREILQQLKRKEAKRIGLPTVSIDTPIHFSLAEMYMLFKAANEERKDFGKSQGALFGMFDEFLIRMQSRFNDVRYDFLLKPKRRNNSESMAELLGEFVGLGHKKANITVVDLSSVPTDVRPAVSAQVGRLAYEFNYWNPHRREFPITLICEEAHAYIPREKGGQFDGTKRMMERIAKEGRKYGVSIGVVSQRPTELSETMLAQCSSFICLRTTNPDDQAYIRGLVPEAEGDLTDILTSLGRGEALVVGEAAPLPTRVQIYRPNPEPKSNDVDYFTGWREGKADLDVADIVNLWRTQTRK from the coding sequence ATGTCCGAACAACAAGCCCCCATTCATATCGGCTATTTATCCGAAGTCCGCGGCGACGGGATGGAAGCCCGGATCGCCGACGAACACGCCAGCGAACTGCCGATCATCAAGGTCGGCAATGAAGAGATTCTGGCCGGCCATATCGGCTCTTATGTAGTGATCCGCCAAGCGAACATCGGGGTTCTGGCGCTGGTGTTCAAGATCTGGGAAAGGGATCGCTATGACGGTAACGGCGCCCGCAAATCGGATCGCTTCATCTCCCTGATCCCTGTCGGCGAAATTCAGGAGGACGGCCTGTTCGTGCGCGGCGTGCGCCATTATCCGACGCCGGGCGCCAAGGTTTATGCGGTCGGGCTCGACGAGATCAACGCGATTTTTTCGAAATACCGGAGCTACCAGTTTTTCATCGGCCAGTTGTCGGCGCACAAGGATTACCATTTAAGCCTCGACCCGCGCGCGCTGTTCGGCCGGCATTTCGCGATTCTCGGCCAGTCCGGCTCCGGCAAATCCTGGACCGTCACCAGCCTGATCCAGAACACGATCCGGGCGATGCCCAGAACCCATCTGATCATGCTCGACCTGCACGGCGAGTATTGCTGGAAGGACGAAAACGGCGTCGTGCAGTCCGCCTTCGCGGAAAATCAGGTCAATTACATCGACGCGATGGAAATGGAAATGCCGTACTGGATGATGACCTATGCCGAACTGGTCGACCTGTTCATCGACCGCGACGACAAGGGCGCGACGATCCAGATGTCGTACATGCGCGAGATTCTGCAACAGCTCAAACGCAAGGAAGCCAAGCGGATCGGACTGCCGACCGTGTCGATCGATACGCCGATCCATTTCTCGCTCGCCGAGATGTATATGCTGTTCAAGGCCGCGAACGAGGAACGGAAGGATTTCGGCAAATCGCAAGGCGCACTGTTCGGCATGTTCGACGAGTTTCTGATCCGGATGCAAAGCCGCTTCAACGACGTACGCTACGACTTTTTGTTGAAGCCGAAACGCCGGAACAATTCCGAGAGCATGGCCGAACTGCTCGGCGAATTCGTGGGCCTGGGCCACAAAAAAGCCAATATCACGGTGGTCGATTTGAGCTCGGTGCCGACCGACGTCAGGCCGGCCGTCTCGGCGCAGGTCGGCCGGCTGGCCTACGAATTCAATTACTGGAATCCGCACCGGCGCGAATTTCCGATCACGCTGATCTGCGAGGAAGCGCATGCGTATATTCCGCGCGAGAAAGGCGGCCAGTTCGACGGCACCAAGCGGATGATGGAACGAATCGCGAAGGAAGGCCGGAAATACGGCGTCTCGATCGGCGTGGTCAGCCAGCGGCCGACCGAACTGTCCGAAACGATGCTGGCTCAATGCAGTTCGTTCATTTGCCTGCGCACCACCAATCCGGACGACCAGGCTTATATCAGAGGTCTCGTTCCCGAGGCGGAAGGCGACTTGACCGACATCCTGACCTCGCTCGGCCGTGGCGAGGCCCTGGTTGTCGGAGAAGCCGCGCCGCTGCCAACGCGCGTACAGATCTACCGGCCGAATCCGGAACCGAAAAGCAACGACGTCGATTATTTCACCGGCTGGCGCGAAGGCAAGGCCGATCTCGATGTGGCCGATATCGTCAATTTGTGGCGGACGCAGACGCGGAAATAA
- the cmk gene encoding (d)CMP kinase, whose protein sequence is MAVPVLTIDGPSGAGKGTVSRLVAKMLGWHYLDSGSIYRSLALAVSKQGIDLADEAGIVKAAEAIRLEFECGEELTVRLNGQDITAEIPLESTGNRASTVAAIPEVRRVLLQKQRDFKQLPGLVADGRDMGTVVFPEAPFKVFLTASASERAVRRYKQLKEKGIDASLVQITNEIEERDRRDRERATAPLAMASDALFLDSSDMTIDSVVEEILNLVRKG, encoded by the coding sequence ATGGCGGTTCCGGTGCTGACGATCGACGGGCCGAGCGGGGCCGGCAAAGGCACGGTCAGCCGTTTGGTCGCCAAGATGCTGGGCTGGCACTACCTGGACAGCGGTTCGATTTACCGTTCGCTGGCGCTGGCCGTGTCGAAGCAGGGGATCGATTTGGCCGATGAGGCGGGGATTGTCAAGGCGGCAGAGGCGATACGGCTCGAATTCGAATGCGGCGAGGAACTAACCGTTAGATTGAACGGTCAAGACATTACTGCAGAGATTCCTTTGGAAAGTACCGGAAATAGGGCTTCGACCGTCGCGGCGATCCCGGAAGTCAGGCGCGTCCTGTTGCAAAAACAAAGGGATTTCAAGCAGTTGCCAGGGCTCGTCGCGGACGGCCGCGATATGGGTACGGTGGTGTTTCCCGAAGCGCCTTTCAAGGTGTTTTTGACCGCAAGCGCTTCGGAAAGGGCCGTGAGGCGATATAAACAGTTGAAAGAAAAAGGAATTGATGCTAGTCTAGTACAAATAACGAATGAGATAGAAGAACGCGATCGCCGCGACAGGGAGCGGGCAACGGCCCCTTTAGCGATGGCGAGCGATGCGCTTTTTCTCGATTCTTCCGATATGACGATAGACTCAGTCGTCGAGGAAATCCTGAACTTAGTCCGCAAGGGTTAA
- a CDS encoding AI-2E family transporter produces the protein MTDSQKWLLFSITGLAAWLTYLLAPILTPFVVSMTLAYLGDPLTDRLERYRLSRTLAVTVVFLAMTLIFVLILLWLVPQLERQIGHFIDSLPAYAQFLNESAIPWLNRRFNFDVRPFDTQALVELIKSHWQSAGGVAQSLLRSLSHSGGMLLGWLMNLLLVPVVTFYLLRDWDSLMAKLYNLLPRRIAPNVAELTGEFDTVLSAFLRGQFYVMLALGTIYSVGLALVGIDLALLIGMTSGLLSFVPYLGTAIGIFSASLAALLQFQDTVHLLWVLAVFGVGQVLEGSVLTPLLVGDKIGLHPVAVIFAVLAGGQLFGFIGILLALPIASMIMVVLRHAHDWYKDSDFYSLT, from the coding sequence ATGACCGACTCGCAAAAATGGCTGCTGTTTTCGATCACCGGTCTCGCGGCCTGGCTGACTTATCTGCTCGCGCCGATACTGACGCCGTTCGTGGTTTCAATGACGCTAGCTTATCTGGGCGATCCGTTGACCGACCGGCTGGAGCGGTACCGGCTATCCCGAACGCTGGCGGTTACCGTAGTCTTTCTTGCGATGACCCTGATCTTCGTCCTGATTCTGCTCTGGCTGGTTCCCCAGCTTGAACGGCAGATCGGACACTTTATCGACAGCCTGCCGGCCTATGCGCAATTCCTGAACGAAAGCGCGATTCCGTGGCTGAACCGGCGTTTCAATTTCGATGTCCGGCCGTTCGACACTCAGGCCCTGGTCGAGCTGATCAAAAGCCATTGGCAGAGCGCGGGCGGCGTTGCGCAGTCACTGCTGCGTTCGCTGTCGCATTCCGGCGGAATGCTCCTGGGTTGGCTGATGAACCTGCTGCTGGTCCCGGTCGTGACGTTTTATCTGCTGCGCGACTGGGACAGCCTGATGGCCAAACTGTACAATCTTTTGCCCCGGCGTATCGCGCCGAACGTCGCCGAGCTGACCGGCGAATTCGATACGGTCCTGTCGGCGTTCCTGCGCGGGCAATTCTACGTGATGCTGGCTTTGGGCACGATTTACAGCGTCGGGCTCGCGCTGGTCGGAATCGATCTGGCCTTGCTGATCGGCATGACGTCCGGCCTGCTCAGCTTCGTGCCGTATCTCGGCACGGCGATCGGGATCTTCAGCGCATCGTTGGCGGCATTGCTGCAGTTCCAGGATACGGTGCACCTGCTCTGGGTTCTGGCCGTATTCGGCGTCGGCCAGGTGTTGGAAGGTTCGGTGCTGACCCCTTTGCTGGTCGGCGACAAGATCGGGCTGCATCCGGTCGCGGTGATTTTCGCGGTGTTGGCCGGCGGGCAACTGTTCGGGTTTATCGGGATCCTGCTGGCATTGCCTATCGCTTCGATGATCATGGTCGTGCTCAGGCATGCGCACGACTGGTATAAGGACAGCGATTTTTACAGCCTGACTTGA
- the rpsA gene encoding 30S ribosomal protein S1, with protein MSESFAALLEESLNKTKMSPGDMLIGTVVDIENDMIIVSTHAKSEGVIPKWQFLNNDGELEVKIGDEVEVALDLFEDGLGATLLSRDKAKKNKAWAELENAFEKSATVVGRINGKVRGGFTVAVGALRAFLPGSLVDVRPIRDTAFLENRDLEFKVIKIDQKRNNVVLSRRAVVEKEYSEEREELLKTLEEGAVVTGIVKNLTDYGAFIDLGGIDGLLHITDMAWRRVRHPSECVEIGQEVKVRVLKYDKDKNRVSLGMKQMGEDPWQNIARRYPAGHRVFGKVNNLTDYGCFVEIEEGVEGLVHVSEMDWTNKNVNPSKIVQLGDEVEVMILEIDEDRRRISLGMKQCKINPWDEFAATHNKGDKISGKIKSITDFGIFIGLEGGIDGLVHMSDISWADDGETAVRDYKKGDEIETVILAVDPERERISLGIKQLEQDPFQNFLATHEKGSLVKGVIKEVDAKGATVTLADYVEGYIRASEIQRDRVEDARTLLKEGETVEAKFIGVDKKSKSISLSIKAKDQDEETSAIKDYTQQSATPTLGDLFKQIEK; from the coding sequence ATGAGCGAAAGCTTTGCTGCGTTACTTGAAGAAAGTTTAAACAAGACGAAAATGTCGCCAGGCGACATGCTGATCGGCACCGTTGTCGACATTGAAAACGACATGATCATTGTCAGCACCCATGCCAAGTCGGAAGGCGTGATTCCGAAGTGGCAGTTCCTGAACAACGATGGCGAATTGGAAGTCAAGATCGGCGACGAAGTCGAAGTCGCATTGGATCTCTTCGAAGACGGCTTGGGAGCTACTCTTCTGTCGCGCGACAAAGCGAAGAAGAACAAGGCCTGGGCCGAACTCGAAAACGCTTTCGAAAAAAGCGCCACCGTGGTCGGCCGGATCAACGGCAAGGTCCGCGGCGGCTTTACCGTGGCGGTCGGCGCATTGCGCGCGTTCCTGCCGGGTTCCTTGGTCGACGTGCGCCCGATTCGCGACACCGCGTTCCTGGAAAACCGCGATCTGGAATTCAAGGTCATCAAGATCGACCAGAAACGCAACAACGTGGTTCTGTCCCGCCGCGCCGTCGTCGAGAAGGAATACAGCGAGGAGCGCGAAGAACTGCTGAAGACGCTCGAAGAGGGCGCGGTCGTGACCGGTATCGTGAAGAACCTGACCGACTACGGCGCCTTTATCGACCTCGGCGGCATCGACGGCCTGCTGCACATTACCGACATGGCCTGGCGCCGTGTTCGCCATCCTTCCGAGTGCGTCGAAATCGGCCAGGAAGTGAAGGTCAGGGTACTGAAATACGACAAAGACAAGAACCGCGTCTCGCTGGGCATGAAGCAAATGGGCGAAGACCCGTGGCAAAACATCGCCCGCCGTTATCCTGCGGGCCACCGCGTATTCGGCAAGGTCAACAATCTGACCGACTACGGTTGCTTCGTCGAAATCGAAGAAGGCGTTGAAGGTTTGGTTCACGTGTCCGAAATGGACTGGACCAACAAGAACGTCAATCCATCCAAGATCGTCCAGTTGGGCGACGAAGTCGAAGTGATGATCCTGGAAATCGACGAAGACCGCCGCCGTATTTCGCTGGGCATGAAGCAGTGTAAGATCAATCCGTGGGATGAATTTGCGGCGACCCACAACAAGGGCGACAAGATTTCGGGCAAGATCAAATCGATTACCGATTTCGGCATCTTCATCGGCCTGGAAGGCGGCATCGACGGTCTGGTGCACATGTCCGATATTTCCTGGGCGGACGACGGCGAAACCGCGGTACGCGATTATAAGAAAGGCGACGAGATCGAAACGGTCATCCTGGCGGTCGATCCGGAGCGCGAACGCATCTCGCTGGGCATCAAGCAGCTGGAACAGGATCCGTTCCAAAACTTCCTGGCAACCCATGAAAAAGGCAGCCTGGTCAAGGGCGTGATCAAGGAAGTCGATGCGAAAGGCGCCACCGTCACCTTGGCCGACTATGTCGAAGGCTATATCCGCGCTTCCGAAATCCAGCGCGACCGCGTCGAAGATGCGCGCACGCTGCTGAAGGAAGGCGAAACCGTCGAAGCCAAATTCATCGGCGTCGACAAGAAGAGCAAGTCGATTTCATTGTCGATCAAGGCGAAGGATCAGGACGAAGAAACCAGCGCAATCAAGGACTACACGCAACAATCGGCTACGCCGACGCTGGGCGATCTGTTCAAGCAAATTGAAAAATAA
- the purM gene encoding phosphoribosylformylglycinamidine cyclo-ligase, with the protein MSEQQSLNYKSAGVDIEAGNSLVERIKPIAARTRIPGVMAGLGGFGSMFELPLDRFREPVLVSGTDGVGTKLKLANEMNVHDTIGIDLVAMCVNDIIVQGAEPLFFLDYFATGKLDVDTAAAVIEGIGKGCEQAGAALVGGETAEMPGMYPDGEYDLAGFCVGIVEKSRALDGSKVKAGDKLLGIASSGPHSNGYSLIRKILAVSGAALDAPFEGKTLGKTLLTPTRIYVKPLLALLEKIDVHALAHITGGGITENLPRVLLDGTHAEIDLSAWQMPPVFEWLQAQGHIAEADMLTTFNCGIGMIVCVAPEDEQAASDILAALGETVYPVGKLIGGEGKPKVVYV; encoded by the coding sequence TTGAGCGAGCAACAGAGCCTGAATTACAAAAGCGCCGGCGTCGATATCGAAGCCGGCAACAGCCTGGTCGAACGGATCAAGCCGATTGCGGCAAGAACGCGGATTCCCGGCGTGATGGCGGGATTGGGCGGTTTCGGTTCGATGTTCGAGCTGCCTTTGGACCGCTTCCGCGAGCCGGTTCTGGTTTCCGGCACCGACGGCGTCGGCACCAAGCTGAAGCTGGCGAATGAGATGAATGTGCACGATACGATCGGCATCGATCTGGTTGCGATGTGCGTGAACGACATTATCGTGCAAGGGGCCGAGCCGCTGTTTTTTCTCGACTATTTCGCGACCGGAAAGCTCGACGTCGACACCGCCGCGGCGGTGATCGAAGGCATCGGCAAGGGCTGCGAGCAAGCCGGCGCGGCGCTGGTCGGCGGCGAAACGGCGGAAATGCCGGGCATGTATCCGGACGGCGAATACGACCTGGCCGGCTTTTGCGTCGGCATCGTCGAGAAAAGCAGGGCGCTGGACGGCAGCAAGGTCAAGGCCGGCGACAAGCTGCTCGGGATTGCCTCTTCGGGTCCGCATTCGAACGGTTATTCGCTGATCCGCAAGATTCTTGCGGTCAGCGGCGCCGCCCTGGACGCCCCGTTCGAAGGCAAAACGCTCGGCAAAACCCTGCTTACGCCGACGAGGATCTATGTGAAGCCGCTGCTGGCGCTGCTCGAAAAAATCGACGTGCATGCGCTGGCGCACATTACCGGCGGCGGCATCACCGAGAACCTGCCCCGCGTCCTGCTGGACGGCACCCATGCGGAGATCGATCTTTCGGCCTGGCAAATGCCGCCGGTTTTCGAGTGGCTGCAGGCGCAGGGCCATATCGCCGAGGCCGATATGCTGACGACTTTCAATTGCGGAATCGGCATGATCGTCTGCGTGGCGCCGGAAGACGAACAGGCGGCATCGGACATTCTGGCCGCTTTGGGCGAAACGGTGTATCCGGTCGGCAAGCTGATCGGCGGCGAAGGCAAGCCGAAGGTCGTTTACGTCTAA
- a CDS encoding methylated-DNA--[protein]-cysteine S-methyltransferase, with translation MSASDNRQGPVRGRIRYALGQSALGAVLAAMSERGLCEIALGDDPDELARDFQRRFPEAEPASGKEAEAWLVKVIRFVEMPASGLDLPLDIRGTAFQQKVWQALRQIPAGTKVSYTDIAERIGAPKKSVRAVAAAIAANTLAVAVPCHRVIRADGSLSGYRWGVERKAELLRRESGVGGSNR, from the coding sequence ATGAGCGCGTCCGACAATCGCCAAGGCCCTGTACGCGGCCGTATCCGCTATGCGCTCGGCCAATCTGCCTTGGGCGCGGTGCTGGCCGCGATGAGCGAGCGCGGCCTTTGCGAAATCGCCCTGGGAGACGATCCCGATGAACTGGCGCGCGACTTTCAACGGCGTTTTCCGGAGGCCGAGCCGGCGAGCGGCAAGGAAGCCGAAGCTTGGCTTGTCAAAGTGATCCGTTTTGTCGAAATGCCGGCATCGGGTTTGGATCTGCCGCTGGATATCCGGGGCACCGCGTTTCAGCAAAAAGTCTGGCAAGCGTTAAGACAAATTCCGGCCGGTACGAAAGTCAGCTATACGGACATCGCGGAACGGATCGGGGCTCCGAAGAAGTCGGTGCGCGCAGTCGCCGCCGCCATCGCCGCCAATACGCTGGCAGTGGCGGTTCCCTGTCATCGCGTGATCAGGGCCGACGGCAGCTTGTCGGGCTACCGCTGGGGCGTCGAACGCAAGGCCGAGCTGCTCCGCCGGGAAAGCGGGGTCGGCGGGTCCAACCGATAA
- a CDS encoding FKBP-type peptidyl-prolyl cis-trans isomerase, which produces MQVANNMAVSIHYTLTNDEGEVIDSSIGSDALVYLHGKGNIISGLEQELTGKEIGDQFTVRIPAEDAYGEFMPERVQVIPRSMFEGIDPLEVGMQFHAEVSSGPGIVSIVDIDGDNITIDGNHPLAGVPLTFDVEIVNVRPATQEELDHGHIHSSGCHH; this is translated from the coding sequence ATGCAAGTAGCTAACAATATGGCGGTTTCGATTCACTATACGCTGACCAATGACGAAGGCGAAGTGATCGACAGCTCCATCGGTAGCGATGCGCTCGTTTATCTGCACGGCAAAGGCAACATCATTTCCGGCCTGGAGCAGGAATTGACAGGTAAAGAAATCGGCGATCAATTCACGGTACGCATTCCGGCCGAGGATGCCTACGGCGAATTCATGCCGGAGCGGGTACAGGTCATTCCGCGCTCGATGTTCGAAGGCATCGACCCTCTCGAAGTCGGTATGCAGTTTCATGCCGAAGTCAGCTCGGGACCCGGTATCGTCTCGATCGTCGACATCGACGGCGACAACATCACCATCGACGGCAATCATCCGCTGGCCGGGGTGCCGCTGACCTTCGACGTCGAAATCGTGAACGTCAGGCCGGCCACGCAGGAAGAACTCGATCACGGACATATTCACAGCTCAGGCTGCCATCATTAA
- a CDS encoding serine/threonine protein kinase codes for MAEYYEPETYPKEWNYLQTGTIIDQYVIERELAHGGFSSVYLARQTSDQVQVAIKEYLPRKLAHRTWNNVVVLNDEESRVMFRRGRRLFFEEARVLATLKHPNIVEVINFFEANSTVYMVMVYNYGVTLEKLLVRKSWNITEAFVKAVFNSLLDGVGYIHQHGFLHLDIKPANILVQPGNDSVLLDFGAYQSFPCANPQHKTKVLTKGFSPVEQYDLCTPLGPWTDIYAIGASMRVCLEMKSPQPAPERAEKDALEPVVKLFKRKYSEPLLNAIDWAMAVSPQDRPQSAAELRAALNAEA; via the coding sequence ATGGCGGAATATTACGAACCCGAAACATATCCCAAAGAGTGGAATTATCTGCAAACCGGCACCATTATAGACCAGTATGTGATCGAACGGGAATTGGCGCACGGCGGATTCAGCTCGGTCTATCTGGCCCGGCAGACTTCCGATCAGGTGCAGGTTGCGATCAAGGAATACCTGCCGCGCAAATTGGCGCATCGGACCTGGAACAATGTGGTCGTGTTGAACGACGAGGAATCCCGCGTCATGTTCAGGCGCGGCCGCCGGTTGTTTTTCGAGGAGGCCCGGGTGCTCGCTACGCTGAAGCATCCGAATATCGTCGAGGTGATCAATTTCTTCGAAGCCAATTCGACCGTTTATATGGTGATGGTCTACAATTACGGCGTCACGCTCGAAAAATTACTGGTCAGGAAATCCTGGAATATCACCGAAGCGTTCGTCAAGGCGGTGTTCAATTCCTTATTGGACGGCGTCGGCTATATTCACCAGCACGGCTTTCTGCACCTGGACATCAAACCGGCCAATATTCTGGTGCAGCCCGGCAACGATTCGGTATTGCTCGATTTCGGCGCTTATCAGAGCTTTCCCTGCGCCAATCCCCAGCATAAGACCAAAGTGCTGACGAAAGGCTTTTCGCCGGTCGAGCAATATGATCTTTGCACTCCGCTCGGGCCGTGGACCGACATTTATGCGATAGGCGCCAGCATGCGCGTCTGCCTGGAAATGAAATCGCCGCAACCGGCTCCCGAACGGGCCGAAAAAGACGCCCTGGAGCCTGTGGTAAAATTGTTCAAGCGGAAATACTCCGAGCCGCTGTTGAACGCCATCGATTGGGCGATGGCGGTTTCTCCGCAAGACCGGCCGCAATCGGCCGCCGAACTCCGCGCGGCGCTAAACGCCGAAGCGTAG
- a CDS encoding integration host factor subunit beta encodes MTKSELIEALARQQPHLAIKDVELAVKCIIEKMNHALSTGDRIEIRGFGSFSLHMRPPRMGRNPKTGESVALAKKFVPHFKPGKELRDRVDSSADKYEITG; translated from the coding sequence GTGACAAAATCCGAACTGATCGAAGCATTGGCCCGGCAGCAGCCTCATCTCGCCATCAAGGATGTCGAACTGGCGGTCAAATGCATCATCGAAAAAATGAACCACGCCTTGTCTACCGGCGATCGGATCGAAATCAGAGGCTTTGGCAGCTTTTCTTTACACATGCGTCCGCCGCGCATGGGGCGGAACCCGAAAACAGGCGAATCGGTCGCTCTGGCCAAAAAGTTTGTTCCGCACTTCAAACCCGGCAAGGAATTGCGGGACCGCGTGGACAGCTCTGCCGATAAATATGAAATCACCGGCTAA